The sequence GGCAGAAATACCTTTTGAAATCAGGCATCCACTTGAGGGTGTTACATCACAGATTGGAAATGTAATTTCAAGAATTGAAGCCGAGGAAGCATTACGTGATGCACTCATTGAAAGTGAAGAGCGGTATATGCAACTCTCTGAAACATCGCCGGATGCAATCGCAATTCTCACCGATGGTACCATTGTATACCTCAATCCCGCGGCAAATGCTTTATTTGAAACCGCAAATATGGATGATTTTTTTCGAAAGCCTTTTCATGATTTGTTGGATGCAGATTTACAAAAGTGGTTTGAGGGCATCATTAAAACAAAGATTCGAGGTCAGGGTCCTTCGACCGGAGAAGGATTTCTCATGACAAAAAGTGGGAAAAGGATCTATGGGGAATTAATCACCGTGCCAATATCTCATGCAGGTGAAGATGCAATTCTCCTCCTCATTCGGGATAAAACCAGTCAGAGAATGCAGGAGCAGGCACTCATTGAGAGTGAACGCCGGTTTCGGGAGATGGCAGATCTCCTACCGGAACCACTTTTTGAGGCTGATATCCAGGGAAATCTTACTTTTTGCAACAGGGGAGTTACCGCATTATTTGGAAGAACAAATCTTCAGGATCCAAACATATGCAAGATCTACGAACTTGTATCAGAGCAGGAACATCTTCGTTTTTCAACTATTCTCAATAAGGTAGCTGCGGAACTGAAACCAATGACTGGGGATTTTATCGCCGCCGGTGATACCGATGAACCTCGAATCATTCACCTTTCTCTGGCGCCGGTTATCAAGAATGACCAGTTTTCAGGAACACGAGGTATCCTGGTAGATATTACAGAAAACAAGCGGTACCAGGAGAAACTCCATCATATGATCGAAGAGAAAGATGTTCTTTTCAGGGAGCTTCATCACCGGGTAAAAAACAACATGCAGATAATCTCCAGCATGCTCCAGCTTCAGGAGGAGTACATTTCTGATGATGTAATACTATCAGCGCTTCATGATTGTGAGCAAAGGATAAATTCAATGGCCCTTGTTCATGAAACATTATATCGGACCGAGTCACTTGCAGAAATCCCCTTTGATCATTACCTTGAAAATTTGTCCCAGGCAGTCACCGAGGGATTTGCAACCGTACGGGATATCAGAACTGATATTGATGTCGGAGGGATAAGACTCAGTCTGGACACATCGGTCACGATTGGTCTGATTGTGAATGAACTCATGGTCAATTCAATGAAATATGCTTTTGTTGATCGGCCATCAGGTGTGATCAGGATCAAACTGGCATGTAATGACGAATCCTGTTTGCTTGAATATTCTGATGATGGGGTGGGTCTTCCAGCAGGATTTGACATCGAGAAAACATCGAGCCTAGGAATGAGACTGGTACGAATTCTTGCTAGACAGATACGGGGTAAATTATTGATAGAGAATGGTGTGGGGGCAGGTATGATATGTTCAGTACAATTCCCAAAACAGGGAGGGAGAAAATGACACAGGTTCTGATCGTAGAAGATGAGGCGATCGTTGCAGAATCTATTGCATCAAAATTACGCAGATATGGATATGAAGTTGTGGACA comes from Methanospirillum hungatei and encodes:
- a CDS encoding PAS domain S-box protein, giving the protein MESEPPIQVLFVDDEPGLLSAIRDYLTIVYSIGVEVCNSGSDALTREDLFAFDCLIIDYEMPDIDGIVLLTEIRSMNQDIPIIFFTGKGHEEVAIQAINAGADYYIKKGGNPEELFTELAHYIHKGVRRYRAEKSLVEKERQYRAVVEDLTEFVCRLDPDGVIIFVNSAFLNNLQVPYDILSGVNFHSLYPDHQGKIQDIIEFCDPDNPSAEIELPFTGVHGKIIWHQWTIRVIYDNVFNILEIQAVGRDISKQRETERQESVLRNLGLSLATSSSTEAALNSSLSAAIEISECQTGAVYLHNRMSGKLTPFLEQGPYRAALYRFLEDFFKNQNDILLAPGNPVYVSLTDLHQYETRFSSFAFIPILRFGDIMGWIILASDNLAEIPFEIRHPLEGVTSQIGNVISRIEAEEALRDALIESEERYMQLSETSPDAIAILTDGTIVYLNPAANALFETANMDDFFRKPFHDLLDADLQKWFEGIIKTKIRGQGPSTGEGFLMTKSGKRIYGELITVPISHAGEDAILLLIRDKTSQRMQEQALIESERRFREMADLLPEPLFEADIQGNLTFCNRGVTALFGRTNLQDPNICKIYELVSEQEHLRFSTILNKVAAELKPMTGDFIAAGDTDEPRIIHLSLAPVIKNDQFSGTRGILVDITENKRYQEKLHHMIEEKDVLFRELHHRVKNNMQIISSMLQLQEEYISDDVILSALHDCEQRINSMALVHETLYRTESLAEIPFDHYLENLSQAVTEGFATVRDIRTDIDVGGIRLSLDTSVTIGLIVNELMVNSMKYAFVDRPSGVIRIKLACNDESCLLEYSDDGVGLPAGFDIEKTSSLGMRLVRILARQIRGKLLIENGVGAGMICSVQFPKQGGRK